A portion of the Mycobacterium paraseoulense genome contains these proteins:
- a CDS encoding DUF4189 domain-containing protein encodes MKRRVLAAIAAGVAFAAPPIAHADNNWIAMAISDSTGRINIADGAASQGAAEKAVMETCRKSISDCRLLASGQGGCVALVLNAAKSRYFGGWGPTREEAEAQALERAPGGTIQAGHDHCAGEGSSQ; translated from the coding sequence ATGAAGAGACGAGTCCTGGCGGCGATCGCCGCGGGTGTGGCATTCGCCGCCCCCCCGATCGCGCACGCCGACAACAACTGGATCGCCATGGCAATCTCGGACTCCACCGGCCGCATCAACATCGCCGATGGAGCGGCCAGCCAGGGCGCGGCCGAGAAGGCGGTGATGGAGACGTGCCGCAAGAGCATCAGCGACTGCCGGTTGCTGGCCAGCGGGCAGGGCGGGTGCGTGGCGCTCGTGTTGAACGCGGCCAAGTCCCGATACTTCGGCGGCTGGGGTCCGACCCGCGAAGAAGCCGAAGCCCAGGCGCTCGAGCGTGCCCCCGGCGGAACGATCCAGGCGGGCCACGACCACTGCGCGGGCGAGGGTTCCAGCCAGTGA
- a CDS encoding LLM class F420-dependent oxidoreductase, giving the protein MAIRLGLQIPNFSYGTGVAELFPTVLAQAREAESAGFDSVFVMDHFYQLPMLGDPDQPMLEAYTALGALATATERVQLGTLVTGNTYRNPSLLAKIITTLDVVSQGRAILGIGAGWFELEHDQLGFEFGTFTDRFNRLEEALQIILPMIAGERPTFSGKWYRVREAMANPRFRDHIPLMIGGSGEKKTIPLAARHFDHLNVIAGFDELPGKLEVVRRRCEDVGRDPATLETSTLTTVLIDENAKPDQIPAEMTQRMVVGSPDSVADQIKTKVVDAGIDGVIINLPFYTPGVISAVGDALRPVVGL; this is encoded by the coding sequence ATCCGACTCGGACTGCAGATTCCCAACTTCTCCTACGGCACCGGGGTGGCGGAGCTCTTCCCCACCGTTCTGGCCCAGGCCCGCGAGGCCGAGTCAGCCGGTTTCGACTCGGTCTTCGTGATGGACCATTTCTACCAACTGCCCATGCTGGGCGATCCGGACCAGCCGATGCTGGAGGCCTATACCGCCCTGGGCGCGCTGGCCACCGCCACCGAACGAGTTCAGTTGGGCACCTTGGTAACCGGCAACACCTACCGCAACCCCTCGTTGCTGGCGAAGATCATCACCACCCTCGACGTGGTGAGCCAGGGCCGCGCGATCCTGGGCATCGGTGCCGGGTGGTTCGAACTCGAGCACGACCAGCTGGGTTTCGAATTCGGCACCTTCACCGACAGGTTCAACCGGCTCGAGGAGGCGCTGCAGATCATCCTGCCGATGATCGCGGGCGAGCGGCCGACCTTCTCGGGCAAGTGGTACCGGGTCCGCGAGGCGATGGCGAATCCCCGCTTCCGCGACCACATTCCGCTGATGATCGGCGGCAGCGGCGAGAAGAAGACGATCCCGCTCGCCGCGCGCCACTTCGATCACCTCAACGTGATCGCCGGATTCGACGAGCTGCCAGGCAAATTGGAGGTTGTGCGGCGGCGCTGCGAGGACGTCGGCCGCGATCCGGCGACGCTGGAGACCAGCACGTTGACCACCGTGCTGATCGACGAGAACGCGAAACCCGATCAGATCCCGGCCGAAATGACGCAGCGCATGGTGGTCGGCAGCCCCGACTCGGTCGCCGACCAGATCAAGACCAAAGTGGTGGACGCCGGAATCGACGGCGTGATCATCAACCTGCCCTTCTACACCCCCGGCGTGATCAGCGCCGTCGGCGACGCGCTGCGCCCGGTCGTCGGCCTGTAG